A single genomic interval of Flavobacterium sp. N2820 harbors:
- a CDS encoding SPFH domain-containing protein: protein MEFIMFPIIFVGLIVLFSSFFTVKQQIVAVVERFGKFHSIRNSGLHLKIPIVDRIAGKVNLRIQQLDVIIETKTKDNVFVKMKVSVQFKVLQEKAYEAFYKLEYPHDQITSYVFDVVRAEVPKLKLDDVFERKDDIAVAVKRELNEAMTTYGYDIINTLITDIDPDIQVKNAMNRINAADREKTAAEYEAEAGRIRIVAKAKAEAESKRLQGQGIADQRREIARGLVESVDVLNKVGINSQEASALIVVTQHYDTLQAIGADANSNLILLPNSPQAGSDMLNNMVASFSASNQVGEMMKKGNIKKVSKKHQKDEFGTEESEEV, encoded by the coding sequence ATGGAGTTTATTATGTTTCCAATTATTTTCGTTGGATTAATTGTTCTTTTTTCTTCTTTTTTTACCGTAAAACAACAAATTGTTGCGGTTGTGGAACGTTTTGGAAAATTTCACAGTATTCGTAATTCGGGATTACATTTAAAAATTCCAATTGTGGATAGAATTGCAGGAAAAGTAAACTTAAGAATTCAACAATTAGATGTTATCATCGAAACCAAAACTAAAGATAACGTATTCGTTAAAATGAAAGTTTCGGTTCAGTTTAAAGTGTTACAAGAAAAAGCATACGAAGCGTTTTATAAATTAGAATATCCACACGATCAGATTACGTCTTATGTATTTGATGTAGTGCGTGCTGAAGTTCCAAAATTAAAACTAGACGACGTTTTTGAGCGTAAAGATGATATCGCAGTAGCAGTAAAACGTGAGTTAAACGAAGCAATGACTACTTATGGATATGACATTATCAATACGTTAATCACGGATATTGATCCAGATATTCAAGTTAAAAATGCGATGAACCGTATTAACGCAGCTGACCGTGAAAAAACAGCAGCAGAATACGAAGCAGAAGCTGGAAGAATCAGAATTGTTGCCAAAGCAAAAGCTGAAGCAGAAAGTAAAAGACTTCAAGGTCAAGGTATTGCTGACCAAAGAAGAGAAATTGCTCGTGGTTTAGTAGAATCTGTAGATGTGTTGAACAAAGTGGGAATTAATTCTCAAGAAGCATCGGCTTTAATTGTTGTAACACAACATTATGACACTTTACAAGCAATTGGTGCAGATGCAAATAGTAATTTAATTTTATTACCAAATTCACCTCAAGCTGGAAGTGATATGTTAAACAATATGGTAGCTTCCTTTAGTGCATCAAACCAAGTGGGTGAAATGATGAAAAAAGGAAACATCAAAAAAGTTTCTAAGAAACATCAAAAAGACGAATTTGGAACTGAAGAATCTGAAGAAGTATAA
- a CDS encoding Thivi_2564 family membrane protein, whose translation MPLINILIVLIIVGFLLWLVNNYIPMDGKIKKIVNIIVLIVVVIWVLKAFGLLSKLTSIQV comes from the coding sequence ATGCCATTAATTAATATTTTAATCGTTCTTATAATAGTTGGTTTCCTGCTTTGGTTAGTAAACAATTACATTCCTATGGATGGTAAAATCAAAAAAATAGTCAACATTATTGTTTTAATTGTTGTGGTTATTTGGGTACTGAAGGCTTTTGGGCTTTTAAGCAAACTTACCAGCATACAAGTATAA
- a CDS encoding glutamine--tRNA ligase/YqeY domain fusion protein encodes MSTEEKSLNFIEQIIEEDLKNGLSADKLRFRFPPEPNGYLHVGHASAICLNFGLGIDYKAPVNLRFDDTNPSKEEQEYVDAIKRDVEWLGFKWDKECYASDYFQQLYDWAVELIKKDKAYVDSQTSEEMAQQKGTPTQAGTDSPYRNRSIEENLDLFTRMKNGEFEKGTHVLRAKISMGANNMLMRDPIIYRIMHAHHHRTGNDWCIYPMYDWAHGESDYLEQISHSFCTLEFLPHRELYDWFLNQIYDPTKVRPKQREFARRNLSHTVVSKRKLLQLVEEKHVTGWDDPRMSTISGMRRRGYTPNAIVNFANTIGIAKRDNLIDVSLLEFCVREDLNKIAPRVMAVLDPVKLVITNYPENQEEWLEAENNPEEEVMTFRKVPFSKELYIEREDFQEEAHKKFFRLTLGTEVRLKNAYIIKGESVIKDENGNITEIHATYDVDSKSGSGTEASQRKVKGTIHWVSIPHAKEAEVRVYDRLFTNESPDKDKEVDFKEFINPNSLKVITGYVEPSLVTSKELDHFQFQRLGYFCVDRDSTAEKLVFNKTVGLRDTWAKISEQ; translated from the coding sequence ATGTCAACAGAAGAAAAATCATTGAATTTTATAGAACAAATCATTGAAGAAGATTTAAAAAATGGTTTGTCAGCAGATAAATTACGTTTTCGCTTTCCACCCGAACCAAATGGCTATTTACACGTGGGTCATGCCAGTGCAATTTGCTTAAATTTTGGTTTAGGAATCGATTACAAAGCACCAGTAAACCTTCGTTTCGACGATACCAATCCATCTAAAGAAGAGCAAGAATATGTGGATGCGATTAAACGCGATGTAGAATGGCTTGGTTTTAAATGGGATAAAGAATGTTATGCTTCTGATTATTTTCAACAATTGTATGATTGGGCGGTGGAATTAATCAAAAAAGATAAAGCGTATGTAGACAGCCAAACTTCGGAAGAAATGGCGCAACAAAAAGGAACTCCTACGCAAGCAGGAACCGATTCTCCTTACAGAAATCGTTCTATCGAAGAAAATTTAGACTTATTTACACGCATGAAAAACGGAGAGTTCGAAAAAGGAACTCACGTTTTACGTGCTAAAATTTCGATGGGCGCTAACAATATGTTGATGCGTGATCCTATTATTTACCGTATCATGCACGCACATCACCATAGAACAGGAAATGATTGGTGTATTTATCCAATGTACGACTGGGCACATGGTGAAAGTGATTATTTAGAGCAAATTTCGCATTCATTTTGTACGTTAGAATTCTTGCCTCACCGTGAATTATATGATTGGTTTTTAAATCAAATTTATGACCCAACAAAGGTGCGCCCAAAACAAAGAGAATTTGCGCGTAGAAATTTATCACATACGGTTGTTTCTAAACGTAAATTATTGCAATTAGTTGAAGAAAAGCATGTTACAGGCTGGGATGATCCACGAATGAGTACGATTTCTGGAATGAGAAGACGTGGTTATACGCCAAATGCTATCGTAAATTTTGCTAATACAATCGGAATTGCAAAACGCGATAATTTGATTGATGTTTCGCTTTTAGAATTTTGTGTTCGTGAAGATTTGAACAAAATTGCACCTCGTGTAATGGCGGTTTTAGATCCAGTGAAATTAGTAATTACAAATTATCCTGAAAATCAAGAAGAGTGGTTAGAAGCTGAAAATAATCCGGAAGAAGAAGTAATGACCTTTAGAAAAGTGCCCTTTTCTAAAGAATTATATATCGAAAGAGAAGATTTTCAAGAAGAAGCTCACAAGAAATTTTTCCGATTAACTTTAGGAACTGAAGTGCGTTTGAAAAATGCGTATATCATTAAAGGTGAATCAGTTATAAAAGATGAAAACGGCAATATTACCGAAATTCATGCTACTTATGATGTAGATTCTAAATCAGGAAGTGGTACAGAAGCCAGCCAAAGAAAAGTAAAAGGAACCATTCATTGGGTTTCGATTCCTCATGCAAAAGAAGCAGAAGTTCGTGTGTATGATCGATTATTTACCAATGAAAGTCCAGATAAAGACAAAGAAGTTGATTTTAAAGAATTCATCAATCCAAATTCATTAAAAGTAATTACGGGTTATGTTGAACCAAGTTTAGTTACTTCAAAAGAATTAGATCATTTTCAATTTCAACGTTTAGGTTATTTTTGTGTGGATAGAGATTCAACCGCTGAAAAATTAGTTTTCAACAAAACAGTTGGACTTAGAGATACTTGGGCAAAAATTTCAGAACAATAA